One genomic region from Fibrobacterota bacterium encodes:
- a CDS encoding FAD-binding oxidoreductase: MARRNRRLLIWLSCLLGIPLASFILLFAAILASGISKDIRTWKAPEGLRADAGHLDPVRVGEVIQVPADSAAAVALIRRAIDTARARKLKISISGARHSMGGQTVYPDGIVLDMLSHDRMSLDSAPEGAAPGSAGGMRVTLRVQTGARWSAVIRFLDAHGYAVRIMQSNNPFTVGGTLSVNAHGWQHNEPPFVSSVEGFRLLGADGMVRNCSRSENAELFRAAAGGYGLFGAILDADVRVMPNRLYRAERFSLRSKGYPALYHALVDGDTSLGLVYGRLSIAPSSFLSQALLTRYVNVPGVPPPLPKREGGASFGDKVRHWVFLASVGGGFGKEVRWRLEKMVGGESAALATRNRILDDPIDLFENHDSARTQLLHEYFVPRDSLEPFLARARRIIPAHGGDLLNLTIRSLRADTDAVLNYARQDVFSLVMLYSQRVTPEGEKSMAAMTRELIDAALSVGGTYYLPYRLHATPEQFARAYPMADSFFALKRRYDPEELFQNRFYQEYGHPAH; this comes from the coding sequence ATGGCCCGAAGAAACCGTCGCCTATTGATTTGGCTCTCATGCTTGTTGGGTATCCCTCTGGCTTCGTTCATCCTCTTGTTCGCGGCGATATTGGCCTCGGGGATTTCCAAGGACATCCGCACCTGGAAGGCCCCCGAAGGCCTGCGGGCCGATGCCGGGCATTTGGATCCGGTCAGGGTGGGCGAAGTCATCCAAGTCCCCGCCGACTCGGCCGCCGCCGTCGCGCTTATCCGCCGCGCTATCGATACGGCGCGCGCGCGTAAGCTGAAGATTTCCATATCCGGGGCGCGCCATAGCATGGGAGGCCAGACGGTTTATCCGGATGGCATCGTCCTCGACATGCTTTCCCATGACCGCATGTCCCTGGATTCGGCGCCCGAAGGAGCCGCCCCGGGAAGCGCCGGCGGCATGCGGGTGACCTTGCGCGTGCAAACCGGAGCGCGCTGGTCGGCGGTGATCCGATTCCTGGACGCGCACGGCTACGCGGTGCGCATCATGCAATCGAACAATCCCTTTACGGTCGGGGGGACCTTGTCCGTCAACGCCCATGGTTGGCAGCACAACGAACCGCCCTTCGTCTCCAGCGTGGAGGGCTTCCGGCTCCTGGGCGCGGACGGTATGGTCAGGAATTGCAGCCGCAGCGAGAACGCGGAATTGTTCCGGGCCGCGGCCGGAGGGTACGGCCTTTTCGGGGCGATCCTGGACGCGGACGTGCGGGTGATGCCGAACCGCCTGTACCGGGCCGAGCGGTTCTCCCTCAGGTCCAAGGGATATCCCGCGCTTTACCATGCCCTGGTGGACGGGGACACTTCCTTGGGCCTGGTGTACGGCCGCCTTTCCATCGCCCCGTCCTCCTTCCTTTCCCAGGCGCTTCTGACGCGATACGTGAACGTCCCCGGGGTTCCGCCCCCGTTGCCGAAGCGCGAAGGCGGGGCCTCGTTCGGCGATAAGGTCAGGCACTGGGTGTTCCTGGCCAGCGTGGGCGGCGGCTTCGGGAAAGAAGTCCGCTGGCGACTAGAGAAAATGGTCGGAGGCGAAAGCGCCGCCCTGGCCACGCGCAACCGCATCCTGGACGATCCCATCGATCTCTTCGAGAACCACGACTCCGCCCGCACCCAGCTCCTGCACGAATACTTCGTGCCGCGCGATTCCCTGGAACCTTTCCTGGCCCGCGCCCGCCGCATCATCCCGGCCCACGGAGGCGATTTGCTCAACCTGACCATACGCAGCTTGCGGGCCGATACCGACGCGGTCCTGAACTATGCCCGCCAGGACGTGTTTTCCCTGGTGATGCTGTATTCCCAGCGCGTGACCCCCGAAGGGGAAAAGTCCATGGCGGCCATGACCCGCGAATTGATCGACGCGGCCCTATCGGTGGGCGGAACCTATTATCTGCCCTATCGCCTGCACGCCACCCCGGAGCAATTCGCGCGCGCCTATCCCATGGCCGATTCATTCTTCGCCCTGAAGCGGCGTTACGATCCGGAGGAATTGTTCCAGAACCGCTTCTACCAGGAATACGGGCATCCGGCCCATTAG
- a CDS encoding glycosyltransferase family 39 protein, producing MFNGPDGARWVLPWATWMGALAGAGMVSVPALRARRFSREACALTLVSLAMAGCIAFIAVQRLSSGVREFESFNAIMGMRVAHGVPLYPDPGQQPLGTIYTPFYFLLGGALHAALPDPWGWERLVSLAAALLSAWYAYSIARRLGAGREGGLWSVALFLATYSVMECRYDEITPNPLLMCVSVAAVDYLLRRTPAGDGMALFLAGLACFTKQSGILEFIVILVTIITQGRPAIARLWPLAFWAAAGIVLLYATGGRAWDYLVTYVGGHPMRPWPDAYCLKSFFILQAPLWVCLIYAFVKRRDLRFLAAFAAVTLSGILGLWKDGGWISALFPAEPLLCAAAGIIPGRIPRALALAQLAIGIYNPFAPLFPWATFRDVDRLEISVARATPGEVWLPVESYLAASAGKPEWDHFGAIESYCWGGRGAPERLVSAVREKRFGAILMRRDGHLAFRDLPGPLLEEVDANYVPQEQSGLIVYRPRGPR from the coding sequence ATGTTCAACGGACCCGACGGGGCGCGCTGGGTCCTTCCGTGGGCGACGTGGATGGGCGCGCTGGCCGGGGCCGGGATGGTTTCGGTTCCGGCGCTGCGGGCCAGGCGGTTTTCCCGCGAAGCGTGCGCGTTAACCCTCGTTTCCCTTGCGATGGCGGGCTGCATCGCCTTCATCGCCGTGCAACGCCTGAGTTCGGGGGTCCGCGAGTTCGAAAGCTTCAACGCCATCATGGGGATGCGCGTCGCGCATGGCGTTCCGCTCTATCCGGATCCCGGGCAGCAGCCCCTCGGAACCATCTATACGCCCTTCTATTTCCTGCTGGGCGGCGCGTTGCATGCGGCGCTTCCCGACCCGTGGGGATGGGAACGGCTGGTCTCGTTGGCGGCGGCATTGCTCTCCGCCTGGTACGCCTATTCCATCGCCCGCCGGCTGGGCGCGGGCAGGGAAGGCGGCCTCTGGTCGGTGGCCCTCTTCCTCGCCACCTACTCGGTGATGGAATGCAGGTATGATGAGATTACCCCCAATCCCTTGCTCATGTGCGTCAGCGTCGCCGCGGTCGATTACCTGCTGCGGCGGACGCCGGCCGGCGACGGGATGGCGCTTTTCCTGGCGGGTTTGGCCTGCTTCACCAAGCAATCCGGGATCCTTGAATTCATCGTGATCCTCGTTACGATTATTACGCAAGGACGGCCCGCGATCGCCCGGCTGTGGCCGCTCGCGTTCTGGGCGGCTGCCGGCATCGTGCTCCTGTACGCGACCGGGGGGAGGGCCTGGGATTATCTCGTGACCTACGTCGGAGGCCATCCCATGCGTCCCTGGCCCGATGCGTACTGCCTGAAAAGTTTCTTCATCCTACAGGCGCCACTGTGGGTCTGCCTAATCTATGCCTTCGTCAAGCGGCGCGATCTCCGCTTCCTAGCGGCCTTCGCGGCCGTGACGCTGTCGGGCATCCTGGGCCTGTGGAAAGACGGAGGCTGGATCAGCGCCCTCTTCCCGGCGGAGCCCCTGCTCTGCGCCGCCGCGGGAATCATCCCGGGAAGAATCCCCCGCGCGCTGGCTCTGGCGCAATTGGCCATCGGCATCTACAATCCTTTCGCGCCCTTGTTCCCGTGGGCCACTTTCCGGGACGTGGATCGCCTGGAGATCTCCGTCGCCCGGGCCACGCCGGGCGAGGTCTGGTTGCCCGTGGAATCGTATCTCGCGGCGTCCGCGGGGAAACCGGAGTGGGATCATTTCGGCGCGATCGAAAGCTATTGCTGGGGAGGGCGCGGCGCGCCGGAGCGCCTGGTCTCCGCGGTGCGCGAAAAGCGGTTCGGCGCCATCCTAATGCGACGGGACGGCCATTTGGCATTCCGGGACCTGCCGGGGCCACTCCTCGAGGAAGTCGATGCCAACTATGTCCCGCAGGAGCAGTCGGGCCTGATCGTCTACCGGCCGCGGGGGCCCCGTTAG
- a CDS encoding aldehyde dehydrogenase: MNRMQGCNYIQGQWKKASGQKTFEQRNPANLAEVTGLYADSSPEDTQEAIAAAHAAFGPWRAKSPQERQAILRKALQLIVERREQIATVITKENGKTLAESRGEIDSAIKEMDFQIAEGMRMMGKTLPVEIGGTLAYSTREPRGAVGVIAPWNFPFNVPGRKCTPALMAGNTVVFKPASLTPGVGLAFTQAFHDAGLPAGVFNCVTGSGRNVGGVIVGDPRIKAISFTGSTPVGKGIQKQAAENLTPCQLELGGKNPAIVLDDADLDLAVASIAKAAYACAGQWCTSTSRVIVTRGIAPVFTERLAAEIAKLQIGDGMDPKTGMGPVCGTEQKRTILGYIRKGLEEGAKLHPSMQAPADDSEKTCFIKPVMFTGVTPKMTIAQEEIFGPVLSVMTVDTFEEAVALANDVPFGLASSIFTRNLGHALTFMEKTDVGLAHVNIMSSYKEPQLEFGGVKESGAGLPEAGTSGILFFTEHKVCYVKYR, from the coding sequence ATGAATAGAATGCAAGGCTGCAATTACATACAGGGGCAATGGAAAAAGGCGTCCGGGCAGAAGACTTTCGAGCAGCGGAATCCGGCCAACCTCGCCGAAGTGACCGGGCTTTACGCCGACTCGTCCCCGGAAGATACCCAAGAGGCCATCGCCGCGGCGCATGCCGCCTTCGGTCCCTGGCGCGCCAAGTCGCCGCAGGAAAGGCAGGCCATTCTCAGGAAGGCGCTGCAACTCATCGTCGAACGACGCGAGCAAATCGCTACGGTGATCACGAAAGAGAACGGTAAGACCCTGGCCGAATCCCGGGGCGAAATCGATTCCGCCATCAAGGAAATGGATTTCCAGATCGCCGAAGGCATGCGCATGATGGGCAAGACCTTGCCGGTCGAAATCGGCGGGACCCTGGCCTATTCGACCCGCGAGCCGCGGGGCGCGGTAGGCGTCATCGCCCCCTGGAACTTCCCCTTCAACGTCCCCGGCCGCAAATGCACCCCGGCCCTGATGGCGGGGAACACCGTGGTCTTCAAGCCCGCCAGCCTCACCCCCGGGGTCGGCTTGGCCTTCACCCAGGCCTTCCACGACGCCGGGCTCCCCGCGGGCGTGTTCAACTGCGTGACCGGCTCCGGCCGCAACGTCGGCGGGGTGATCGTGGGCGATCCGCGCATCAAGGCCATCTCCTTCACGGGATCGACGCCGGTAGGCAAGGGCATCCAAAAGCAGGCCGCCGAAAACCTGACGCCTTGCCAGCTCGAGCTGGGCGGCAAGAATCCGGCCATCGTCCTGGACGATGCGGATCTGGACTTGGCCGTGGCCTCCATCGCGAAAGCCGCCTACGCCTGCGCGGGCCAATGGTGCACCTCCACCAGCCGAGTCATCGTCACGCGCGGCATCGCCCCCGTTTTCACCGAAAGGCTCGCGGCCGAAATCGCCAAGCTCCAAATCGGGGACGGCATGGATCCGAAGACCGGCATGGGCCCGGTATGCGGCACCGAGCAAAAGCGGACCATCCTCGGATACATCCGCAAGGGCCTGGAAGAGGGCGCGAAGCTGCATCCCAGCATGCAAGCGCCCGCGGACGATTCCGAGAAAACCTGTTTCATCAAGCCGGTGATGTTCACGGGCGTCACCCCCAAGATGACCATCGCCCAGGAGGAAATCTTCGGACCCGTGCTTTCGGTCATGACGGTGGACACCTTTGAGGAGGCGGTGGCGCTGGCCAACGACGTGCCCTTCGGCCTGGCCTCATCCATCTTCACCCGGAACCTGGGCCATGCGCTCACCTTCATGGAGAAGACCGACGTGGGCCTGGCCCACGTGAACATCATGTCTTCCTACAAGGAGCCGCAATTGGAATTCGGCGGCGTGAAGGAATCGGGCGCGGGTCTGCCCGAGGCGGGGACGAGCGGGATCCTGTTCTTCACCGAGCACAAGGTGTGCTACGTGAAGTACCGGTAG
- a CDS encoding DUF805 domain-containing protein, translating to MSWYIAVLKKYAVFSGRARRKEYWMFCLFSILFIIVAMLLDRVLGTSFKGMGYGWIYSIYALGVLIPSLAVSVRRLHDTGKSGWFIFINLIPLIGAIWVLIVLCSEGNAAGNKYGMNPKLAA from the coding sequence ATGAGTTGGTATATAGCCGTGCTCAAGAAATACGCCGTGTTTTCGGGACGCGCCCGCCGCAAGGAATATTGGATGTTCTGCCTTTTCAGCATCCTGTTCATAATCGTGGCGATGCTGTTGGATAGGGTATTGGGAACGTCCTTCAAGGGCATGGGGTACGGATGGATCTATTCCATCTACGCGCTCGGGGTGTTGATCCCAAGCCTCGCCGTCAGCGTTCGGCGGCTCCATGACACCGGGAAAAGCGGATGGTTCATCTTCATCAACCTGATTCCCCTGATCGGGGCCATCTGGGTCTTGATCGTACTCTGTTCCGAGGGGAACGCCGCGGGAAACAAGTACGGGATGAATCCGAAACTTGCCGCATAG
- a CDS encoding TIM barrel protein, with translation MAEAIMANAYPKLHNAAWPGLVGKGGKEPGAEPVISQDRMLELTANASVNGVKFDGIDLFLSLPHQDLESTDDDLKKLADKVGSKGLAIGSLVAPIWGGGGAFGTDEDRKNYLATLKKSCAIAKKLKDIGIRKYGSIRLDTANSPANFAKDPINNQKKNIETIKEAAKIAESFGEQLALEGEICWGGMHSWKSLLEIMEGVNNPKTVGIQADMAHTLLFMLGYNAPEARLVPEGFNWEKPAFDKAYRELTDKLRPWVKDFHVAQNDATAFGSGTHDKTGRHCPVDDKNGKLDIPYHAGFWLRDRNGQHIGIKHICWDGCMFPNAVMEQQETWNKILAAMSAVREKHGWN, from the coding sequence ATGGCGGAGGCAATCATGGCGAACGCATACCCGAAACTGCATAACGCGGCCTGGCCGGGACTCGTGGGCAAAGGCGGCAAGGAGCCCGGGGCCGAACCGGTCATCTCCCAGGACCGGATGCTGGAACTGACGGCCAACGCTTCGGTGAACGGCGTCAAGTTCGACGGCATCGATTTGTTCCTCTCCCTCCCGCATCAAGATCTCGAATCCACCGATGACGATCTCAAGAAGCTGGCCGACAAGGTCGGTTCCAAGGGCCTGGCAATCGGATCGTTGGTCGCGCCCATCTGGGGCGGCGGCGGAGCCTTCGGCACCGACGAGGATCGGAAGAACTACCTGGCCACCCTCAAGAAGTCCTGCGCCATCGCCAAGAAGCTGAAGGACATCGGCATCCGCAAGTACGGCTCCATCCGTTTGGATACCGCCAACAGCCCGGCCAACTTCGCCAAGGATCCGATCAATAACCAGAAGAAGAACATCGAGACCATCAAGGAAGCGGCCAAGATCGCCGAGAGCTTCGGCGAACAGCTGGCCCTGGAAGGGGAGATCTGCTGGGGCGGCATGCACAGCTGGAAATCCCTGCTGGAGATCATGGAGGGCGTCAACAATCCCAAGACCGTCGGCATCCAGGCGGACATGGCGCATACCCTTCTCTTCATGCTCGGCTACAACGCCCCCGAGGCCCGCCTGGTTCCCGAGGGCTTCAACTGGGAGAAGCCCGCCTTCGACAAGGCCTACCGGGAGCTCACCGATAAACTGCGGCCCTGGGTGAAGGATTTCCACGTGGCCCAGAACGACGCGACCGCGTTCGGCTCGGGAACCCATGACAAGACCGGGCGCCATTGCCCCGTCGACGACAAGAACGGGAAGCTGGATATCCCTTACCACGCGGGCTTTTGGCTGCGGGATCGCAACGGTCAGCACATCGGCATCAAGCATATCTGCTGGGACGGCTGCATGTTCCCCAACGCGGTGATGGAACAGCAGGAAACCTGGAACAAGATCCTGGCCGCGATGAGCGCGGTGCGGGAAAAGCACGGTTGGAACTGA
- a CDS encoding Gfo/Idh/MocA family oxidoreductase, translating to MSKKKLNIGMVGYGFMGRTHSNAFRRVGNFFENEHQPVLKAVCGRTEANTKAFADKWGYESIETDWRKLIERKDIDVIDIVTPNDSHMEIAVAAAQAGKMVMCEKPLARDTAEGEKMVAAVEGAKVLNTVWYNYRRIPAVTLAKQLIDEGRLGRIFHYRANFLQDWTISADLPQGGTGLWRLDAAAAGSGVTGDLLAHCIDTAIWLNGSIKNVTAMTETFIKERKHNLTGKVEKVNIDDACAFLARFQNGSLGLFESTRYARGHKALYTFEINGEHASIKWDLHDLHRLEWFDHRDEGKLRGWRSIHITDGDHPYMKNWWVPGLQIGYEHSFVHQVADFLTNVAGNKSTSPTFREALETTRICDAVLASAKVGAWKDVLPNAR from the coding sequence ATGTCCAAGAAGAAATTGAATATCGGCATGGTCGGGTACGGCTTCATGGGCCGCACCCATAGCAACGCCTTCCGCAGGGTGGGCAACTTCTTCGAGAACGAGCATCAGCCCGTGCTGAAGGCCGTATGCGGCCGCACCGAGGCCAATACCAAGGCCTTCGCCGACAAGTGGGGCTACGAGTCCATCGAGACCGATTGGCGCAAGCTGATCGAACGCAAGGACATCGACGTCATCGACATCGTGACGCCCAACGACAGCCACATGGAGATTGCCGTGGCGGCGGCCCAAGCCGGCAAGATGGTCATGTGCGAGAAGCCCCTCGCGCGCGACACCGCCGAAGGCGAGAAAATGGTGGCGGCGGTCGAAGGCGCCAAGGTGCTCAACACCGTCTGGTACAACTACCGCCGCATCCCGGCGGTAACCCTGGCCAAGCAACTCATCGACGAAGGCCGCCTGGGGCGGATCTTCCATTACCGCGCCAACTTCCTGCAGGACTGGACCATCTCGGCGGACCTGCCCCAGGGCGGGACGGGTCTCTGGCGCCTGGACGCGGCCGCGGCGGGCTCGGGGGTGACCGGCGATCTGCTGGCGCATTGCATCGACACCGCCATCTGGCTGAACGGCTCCATCAAGAACGTCACGGCCATGACCGAGACCTTCATCAAGGAACGGAAGCACAACCTGACGGGCAAGGTCGAGAAAGTCAATATCGACGATGCCTGCGCCTTCCTGGCCCGCTTCCAGAACGGATCATTGGGCCTGTTCGAGTCCACCCGCTACGCCCGCGGGCACAAGGCCCTGTACACCTTCGAGATCAACGGCGAGCATGCTTCCATCAAGTGGGACTTGCACGATCTGCACCGCCTGGAATGGTTCGATCACCGCGACGAGGGCAAGCTGCGCGGCTGGCGCTCCATCCACATCACCGATGGCGATCATCCCTACATGAAGAACTGGTGGGTTCCGGGATTGCAGATCGGGTACGAGCATTCCTTCGTGCATCAGGTGGCCGATTTCCTCACGAACGTGGCGGGGAACAAATCGACCAGCCCCACCTTCCGTGAGGCGTTGGAAACTACCCGCATTTGCGACGCGGTCTTGGCTTCGGCAAAGGTGGGCGCCTGGAAGGACGTGCTTCCGAACGCGCGCTGA
- a CDS encoding response regulator produces MEESPLEAHLRLTEMVAKGAPLEDVLDAALRFCEARSPEMLCSILLLDADGKTLRHGAAPSLPAAYRDVIDGKAIGPRAGSCGTAVFRREPVFVEDILTDPLWAEYRAYAAPYGLRACWSTPILDAAGAALGSFAIYYRTPGLPTAGHMATIRLITHIAGIAIASCRAERERRQVFERISDAFVALDREWRYTYVNKKAGEYFGRKAKDLIGKHIWTEFPEGRGQKFHLAYEKSMAEQIPMCIEEYYPPYDSWFENRIYPSPQGLTIYFCDISERKRGEERLRQAEKLVAIGQLAGGVAHDFNNQLSIILGYAGLLESRLTDTEMRRFASAVVRAANRSGDLTRNLLTFSRQGIVESVPVDMHELIAEVCELLSHSLDKRIALRQIPGAERATIVGDPASLQSALLNLALNARDAMPRGGGIHFRTGIVHLPLPGAQPAWIGDTEDPVPGPYLHLEVTDSGMGMGEAVRRRIFEPFFTTKPVGKGTGLGLPSVLGTVRTHRGRIALDSAEGRGSTFHLYLPMTVRPAKQAFGKEDSPTRGGLTVLVVDDDSPVREIMRDMLSAGGNKVLEASHGREALDIYRKRGAEIDVVILDMMMPDMDGAEVFAGLRAIDPRARVIISTGFSADAKIPSLLAAGAKGLLRKPYEKPLLDKMLGAAMA; encoded by the coding sequence ATGGAAGAGTCACCCCTGGAAGCCCATTTGCGACTCACCGAAATGGTGGCCAAAGGCGCGCCTTTGGAAGACGTGCTGGATGCGGCCCTGCGCTTCTGCGAAGCCCGCTCGCCGGAAATGCTTTGTTCCATCCTGCTCTTGGACGCCGATGGCAAAACGCTTCGCCACGGGGCGGCCCCCAGCCTCCCCGCCGCCTACCGGGACGTTATTGACGGTAAAGCCATCGGCCCCCGCGCGGGATCCTGCGGCACCGCCGTCTTCCGGCGCGAGCCGGTCTTCGTCGAGGACATCCTTACCGATCCCCTCTGGGCGGAGTACCGCGCTTACGCGGCCCCCTACGGCCTCCGGGCTTGCTGGTCCACGCCCATTTTAGATGCCGCGGGCGCGGCCCTGGGATCCTTCGCTATCTATTACCGTACCCCGGGGTTGCCTACCGCCGGGCACATGGCGACCATCCGGCTCATCACCCATATCGCCGGCATCGCGATCGCCTCTTGCCGCGCGGAGCGGGAGCGGCGCCAGGTATTCGAGCGCATCTCCGACGCCTTCGTGGCCCTGGATCGGGAATGGCGCTACACCTACGTGAACAAGAAGGCCGGGGAATACTTCGGCCGGAAGGCCAAGGATCTGATCGGCAAGCATATCTGGACGGAATTCCCCGAGGGCCGCGGGCAGAAATTCCATCTCGCCTACGAGAAGTCCATGGCCGAGCAGATCCCCATGTGCATAGAGGAATATTATCCGCCCTACGATTCCTGGTTCGAGAACCGCATCTACCCCTCGCCGCAAGGTCTGACCATTTATTTCTGCGACATCTCCGAGCGCAAGCGGGGGGAAGAGCGCCTGCGCCAGGCGGAGAAGCTGGTCGCCATCGGCCAATTGGCGGGCGGGGTCGCGCACGATTTCAATAACCAGCTCAGCATCATCCTGGGTTACGCGGGCTTGCTGGAGAGCCGGCTTACCGACACCGAGATGCGGCGTTTCGCCTCGGCCGTGGTGCGGGCCGCCAACCGTTCGGGCGACCTGACGCGGAACCTGCTGACCTTTTCGCGCCAAGGGATCGTGGAAAGCGTGCCGGTGGATATGCACGAATTGATCGCCGAGGTATGCGAACTGCTGTCCCATAGCCTGGACAAACGCATCGCCCTGCGTCAGATTCCGGGGGCCGAACGCGCCACCATCGTCGGCGATCCGGCCAGCCTCCAGAGCGCATTGCTCAATCTCGCCCTCAACGCCCGCGACGCCATGCCCCGCGGCGGCGGCATTCATTTCCGCACCGGGATCGTCCACCTTCCATTGCCGGGGGCGCAGCCGGCCTGGATCGGAGATACGGAGGATCCCGTTCCCGGCCCCTACTTGCACCTGGAGGTGACGGACTCGGGCATGGGTATGGGCGAGGCGGTGCGCCGGCGCATCTTCGAGCCCTTCTTCACCACCAAGCCCGTTGGTAAAGGAACCGGTTTGGGCCTGCCCTCGGTGCTCGGGACCGTCCGGACCCATCGCGGGCGCATCGCCTTGGATAGCGCAGAAGGGCGGGGGAGCACGTTCCACTTGTATCTGCCCATGACGGTACGACCTGCGAAACAGGCCTTCGGGAAAGAGGATTCGCCTACCCGCGGCGGCCTTACCGTGCTGGTGGTGGATGACGATTCCCCTGTGCGGGAGATCATGAGGGACATGCTCTCGGCGGGCGGGAATAAGGTGTTGGAGGCCTCGCATGGAAGGGAGGCCTTGGACATCTACCGGAAGCGCGGGGCGGAGATCGACGTCGTGATCCTGGACATGATGATGCCCGATATGGACGGCGCGGAGGTCTTCGCCGGGCTGCGGGCCATCGATCCCCGGGCGCGCGTGATCATCTCGACCGGATTCTCGGCGGATGCGAAGATCCCGTCCTTGTTGGCGGCCGGGGCGAAGGGTTTGCTGCGGAAGCCCTATGAGAAGCCGCTGCTCGACAAAATGCTGGGGGCGGCGATGGCATGA
- a CDS encoding GtrA family protein, which produces MKIFARIFKFGIVGGTGVLVNAGLLYLFTECLGLRYRISSIIAIECAIVNNFTWNFRWTWADRRADGATPVTLLFLKFNLGSGLVALAVNWGLLVFLTEKAGLYYQAANLIGILCGVAANFLLTHLWTFAAPAARAETRA; this is translated from the coding sequence GTGAAAATTTTCGCGAGAATATTCAAGTTCGGTATCGTGGGCGGCACCGGCGTCCTCGTGAATGCGGGTCTGTTGTACCTGTTCACGGAATGCCTCGGGCTGCGATACCGCATTTCGAGCATCATCGCGATCGAATGCGCGATCGTGAACAACTTCACCTGGAACTTCCGTTGGACCTGGGCGGATCGCCGTGCGGATGGAGCCACCCCGGTAACGCTCCTGTTCCTCAAGTTCAATCTCGGCAGCGGCCTGGTGGCGCTGGCGGTGAATTGGGGATTGCTGGTATTCCTCACCGAGAAGGCCGGGCTGTATTACCAGGCCGCGAACCTGATCGGGATACTCTGCGGGGTCGCGGCCAATTTCCTGCTGACGCATCTCTGGACCTTCGCCGCGCCTGCGGCGCGGGCGGAAACCCGGGCCTGA
- a CDS encoding DUF362 domain-containing protein, whose product MRLPGMKIRQSFPSQKIADLPAALRLELAALDLRLKPGARIAVGIGSRGIANLALLTRELIAFLKAKGAQPFVVPAMGSHGGANAAGQAEILAGLGITEAALGVPIVSSMDVAEIPAPGLSHKLFMGKTAFEADGVVLLNRIKPHTDFHSTYESGLVKMSVVGLGNHEQAKIMHGLGVRGLRDLIPLAAKEIFATGKILFSLAVVEDAHDDTMRVRAQKPEAILAEEPELLRLAVASMPKLPAERIDILIVDTIGKNLSGTGMDTNIIGRIRVKGSPEPDLPEIGSIIADDLSPESHGNALGVGLADIITRNLFDKIDFKAMYANVITTTFLERGKTPIVADDMAHAFDIATRTTGGRAFEELRVIRIANTLHLEEMSVSPALYRDMAGRVELISGIEDILNHG is encoded by the coding sequence ATCCGGCTGCCGGGCATGAAAATCCGGCAGAGCTTCCCTTCCCAGAAGATCGCCGATCTTCCCGCAGCCCTGCGCCTGGAATTGGCCGCGCTGGATTTGCGGCTGAAGCCGGGCGCGCGCATCGCGGTCGGCATCGGCAGCCGCGGCATCGCCAATCTGGCGCTGCTCACGCGGGAACTGATCGCCTTCCTCAAGGCGAAGGGCGCGCAGCCATTCGTGGTTCCCGCCATGGGCAGCCACGGCGGCGCGAACGCGGCCGGCCAAGCGGAAATCCTGGCCGGCTTGGGTATCACGGAAGCGGCCCTGGGCGTGCCCATCGTCTCATCCATGGACGTGGCGGAGATCCCCGCGCCTGGTTTATCCCATAAACTGTTCATGGGAAAAACCGCTTTCGAAGCGGATGGCGTGGTGCTGTTGAACCGGATCAAGCCGCATACCGATTTCCATTCCACCTATGAAAGCGGCCTGGTCAAGATGAGCGTGGTGGGCCTGGGCAACCATGAGCAGGCCAAGATCATGCATGGGCTGGGGGTGCGGGGCTTAAGGGATCTGATTCCCCTGGCCGCCAAGGAAATCTTCGCTACCGGGAAAATCCTCTTCAGCCTGGCGGTGGTCGAAGACGCCCATGACGATACCATGCGGGTGCGGGCGCAGAAGCCGGAGGCCATCCTCGCGGAGGAGCCGGAGCTGCTCCGCCTGGCCGTGGCCAGCATGCCGAAGTTGCCCGCGGAGCGCATCGACATCCTCATCGTCGATACCATCGGGAAGAACCTGAGCGGGACCGGGATGGACACCAACATCATCGGACGGATACGCGTGAAGGGCTCCCCCGAGCCGGACTTGCCGGAAATCGGAAGCATCATCGCGGATGACCTTTCCCCCGAGTCGCACGGGAACGCTTTAGGCGTAGGCCTGGCGGACATCATCACCCGGAACCTGTTCGACAAGATCGATTTCAAGGCCATGTACGCGAACGTCATCACCACCACCTTCCTGGAGCGGGGGAAGACCCCCATCGTCGCGGACGACATGGCGCATGCCTTTGATATCGCCACGCGCACTACGGGCGGCCGGGCTTTCGAGGAGCTGCGTGTCATCCGCATCGCGAACACCCTGCATCTCGAAGAGATGTCCGTATCGCCGGCGCTGTACCGGGATATGGCCGGGCGGGTGGAGTTGATTTCCGGGATCGAGGACATACTGAACCACGGATAA